One genomic segment of Clostridium estertheticum subsp. estertheticum includes these proteins:
- the infB gene encoding translation initiation factor IF-2: protein MAKVRIYELAKELEVSSKELINVLFEEFSIKAKNHMSVIEEEDAELIKELYSDENSGLKDNKNETVEHYENLANEDANKVVIRKRGRKGRDELGSGNNAVEPIDDEVVVIESTITVKDLADTLKRPYVEVIKQLIFIGVMAGMNQEIDFATAEKVIEKYGALAVLKDLEEGKIADDEDIEENDAELGTDKKPAVVTVMGHVDHGKTSLLDCIRKSKVTETEAGGITQHIGAYTVNINGEKITFLDTPGHEAFTAMRARGAQITDIVILVVAADDGIMPQTEEAINHCKAAGVPMIVAINKIDRPGANIDKVKQELTEHGLVAEDWGGDTICVPVSAHTKEGIDTLLEMILITAEMLELKANTKRHAKGTVIEGKLDKGRGPLATLLVQNGTLHTGDSIIVGSTYGRIRAMFDDKGKKIKTAGPSIPVEILGLSDVPSAGDRFNVIKDEKTARNMAEARKTNLREEHFQASNRVSMENLYNQIQEGSVKELGVIVKADVQGSVEAVRQSLEKLSTDNVKVRVIHSGVGAITETDVVLAAASNAIIIGFNVRPDNNAAIVGEKEKVEIKTYRIIYDALDDIKLAMLGMLDPVYKEVVLGRVEIRQIYKVSNVGTIAGSYVLTGKITRNSSVRVLRNGIVITESTLASLKRFKDDAKEVAAGFECGLSVEKFNDLKEGDIIEAFIMEEIKPKLV from the coding sequence TTGGCAAAAGTCAGAATATATGAATTAGCTAAAGAATTAGAAGTGTCAAGTAAAGAATTAATTAATGTACTATTCGAAGAGTTTAGTATAAAGGCCAAAAATCATATGAGTGTGATTGAGGAAGAGGATGCTGAATTAATTAAGGAACTTTATAGTGACGAAAATTCAGGACTTAAGGATAATAAAAATGAAACAGTAGAACACTATGAAAACTTAGCTAATGAAGATGCTAATAAAGTTGTCATAAGAAAAAGAGGCAGAAAAGGTCGTGATGAATTAGGAAGTGGCAACAATGCTGTTGAACCAATCGATGACGAAGTTGTAGTAATCGAAAGTACTATTACAGTTAAAGATTTGGCTGATACATTAAAAAGACCTTATGTTGAAGTAATAAAACAACTTATTTTCATAGGTGTTATGGCTGGAATGAATCAAGAAATAGATTTTGCAACAGCTGAAAAAGTAATAGAAAAATATGGTGCACTTGCTGTACTAAAAGACCTTGAAGAAGGAAAAATTGCTGATGATGAAGATATTGAGGAAAATGACGCTGAATTAGGTACTGATAAAAAACCAGCAGTTGTTACAGTTATGGGTCATGTTGATCACGGTAAGACATCATTACTTGATTGTATTAGAAAATCTAAGGTTACAGAAACAGAAGCTGGCGGAATAACACAACATATAGGTGCATATACTGTTAATATTAATGGAGAAAAAATAACATTTTTAGACACACCTGGTCATGAAGCTTTTACAGCAATGAGGGCGCGTGGTGCTCAAATAACAGATATAGTTATTTTAGTAGTTGCGGCTGATGATGGTATTATGCCACAAACTGAAGAAGCTATAAATCACTGTAAGGCTGCAGGTGTTCCAATGATAGTAGCTATAAACAAGATAGATAGACCAGGAGCTAATATAGATAAAGTTAAACAAGAACTAACAGAACATGGACTTGTAGCAGAAGATTGGGGTGGAGACACAATTTGTGTTCCAGTATCAGCGCATACTAAAGAAGGTATTGATACTTTACTTGAAATGATACTAATTACTGCAGAAATGTTAGAACTTAAGGCAAATACTAAAAGACACGCAAAAGGAACTGTAATAGAAGGAAAACTTGATAAAGGTCGCGGACCACTTGCTACATTACTTGTACAAAATGGTACACTTCACACTGGTGATTCTATAATAGTTGGATCAACTTACGGAAGAATAAGAGCAATGTTTGATGATAAGGGTAAAAAAATAAAGACAGCAGGCCCATCTATACCAGTAGAAATACTTGGATTATCTGATGTACCATCAGCTGGAGATAGATTTAATGTAATTAAAGATGAGAAAACTGCAAGAAACATGGCTGAGGCTAGAAAAACAAATTTAAGGGAAGAACATTTTCAAGCTAGTAATAGAGTTTCTATGGAAAACTTATATAACCAAATACAAGAAGGATCTGTTAAAGAACTTGGCGTAATTGTTAAAGCAGACGTTCAGGGATCTGTAGAAGCTGTAAGACAATCACTTGAAAAATTATCCACTGATAATGTTAAAGTAAGAGTTATACATTCTGGAGTTGGAGCTATAACAGAAACTGATGTTGTACTTGCGGCTGCATCAAATGCAATAATTATAGGGTTTAATGTAAGACCTGATAATAATGCTGCAATAGTTGGAGAAAAAGAAAAAGTAGAAATTAAAACATATAGAATAATTTATGATGCTCTTGATGATATAAAATTAGCAATGCTTGGAATGCTCGATCCTGTATATAAAGAAGTTGTTTTAGGAAGAGTAGAAATAAGACAAATATATAAAGTTTCAAATGTAGGTACAATAGCAGGATCTTATGTATTGACTGGTAAAATTACTAGAAATAGTAGCGTGAGAGTTCTTAGAAATGGAATAGTTATAACTGAATCAACTTTAGCTTCAT
- the rnpM gene encoding RNase P modulator RnpM, with product MKVKKIPQRMCTGCMEMKPKKELLRIVHSKEGEISIDLIGKKPGRGAYVCMNIECFEKSYKTKRLERNLGGKISEEIYAKLKDEINHE from the coding sequence ATGAAAGTTAAAAAAATACCTCAGCGCATGTGTACAGGGTGTATGGAAATGAAACCTAAGAAAGAACTACTGCGCATAGTCCATAGTAAAGAAGGCGAAATCTCTATAGATTTAATAGGGAAAAAACCAGGTAGAGGTGCATATGTTTGCATGAACATAGAATGTTTTGAAAAATCTTATAAGACAAAAAGGTTAGAGCGAAATTTAGGTGGCAAAATAAGCGAAGAAATTTATGCAAAGCTAAAGGATGAGATAAATCATGAATAA
- a CDS encoding ribosomal L7Ae/L30e/S12e/Gadd45 family protein: MMNNKFFQFLGLTKKAGKLIEGYNQCEDALSHGRGTLIILSEESAVNTKDKFKRLSIKNVIPLIEGVSNETLGKCLGRPEINVLCVNDKKMTNKLLSLWNENIE; encoded by the coding sequence ATCATGAATAATAAATTTTTTCAATTTTTGGGTTTAACTAAAAAAGCAGGTAAACTTATTGAAGGTTACAATCAGTGTGAAGATGCACTATCACATGGTAGAGGAACCCTTATAATTTTATCTGAGGAAAGCGCTGTAAATACTAAAGATAAGTTTAAAAGATTATCTATTAAAAATGTTATACCACTTATTGAAGGTGTTTCAAATGAAACTTTAGGTAAATGTTTAGGTAGACCAGAAATTAATGTTTTATGCGTAAACGATAAAAAAATGACGAATAAGCTATTAAGCTTATGGAATGAAAACATTGAATAA